Proteins encoded within one genomic window of Micromonospora halotolerans:
- a CDS encoding GNAT family N-acetyltransferase, with protein sequence MTEHEGATLHVGGADAELAARIDRELTAFNNAATGATDEADLTVRVADPDGELVAGLTGWTWGGRAGINTVWVRADRRRDGWGGRLLRAAEEEARRRGCTEISVASFSFQAPGFYRRHGYTDTGIRDGIPGGHVDHQFWKPLVDDPAGVLRVVALVDLSADPDAGREYEDAVLALLTRHGGRLERRLRTGDGTTEVHVIRFAARAGYDAFLVDPERVALRAALGDAAPTTQVLDVHDV encoded by the coding sequence ATGACCGAGCACGAGGGAGCGACCCTGCACGTCGGGGGCGCGGACGCCGAGCTGGCCGCCCGGATCGACCGGGAGCTGACCGCCTTCAACAACGCCGCCACCGGCGCCACCGACGAGGCCGACCTGACGGTGCGCGTGGCCGACCCCGACGGCGAGCTGGTGGCCGGGCTGACCGGCTGGACCTGGGGTGGCCGGGCCGGGATCAACACCGTCTGGGTGCGGGCGGACCGCCGCCGCGACGGCTGGGGCGGCCGGCTGCTGCGCGCCGCCGAGGAGGAGGCCCGGCGGCGCGGCTGCACCGAGATCTCGGTGGCCTCGTTCTCCTTCCAGGCGCCGGGCTTCTACCGCCGGCACGGCTACACCGACACCGGCATCCGGGACGGCATCCCGGGCGGTCACGTCGACCACCAGTTCTGGAAGCCGCTCGTCGACGATCCGGCGGGGGTGCTCCGGGTGGTCGCCCTGGTCGACCTGAGCGCCGACCCCGACGCCGGCCGGGAGTACGAGGACGCCGTGCTCGCTCTGCTCACGCGGCACGGCGGGCGGCTGGAGCGGCGGCTGCGTACCGGGGACGGGACGACCGAGGTGCACGTGATCCGGTTCGCCGCGCGGGCCGGCTACGACGCGTTCCTGGTGGACCCGGAGCGGGTGGCGCTGCGGGCCGCGCTGGGCGACGCCGCCCCCACCACCCAGGTCCTCGACGTCCACGACGTCTGA
- a CDS encoding APC family permease: MEAGRERHDDVEHGSLVTPSAEFPPLSPPERVALGRIGERWRAPRDGDLPADPTLVRSDRRPVPTRFGRLAPFEMFTVEKPDELVATERANLPGSRLGRASTRLRRALFGPPLSSAAVLYERMRKVIALPVLSSDLLSSVAYGPEAMLTVLVLAGTGALGVSLPLAAVLVVLMVAVGASYRQTIQAYPHGAGSYVVAGDNLGSLAGLAAAAGLMVDYVLTVSVSVAAGVNAVTSALPGFAAATVPLGVLVIAVLLAANLRGVRTAGNIFVLPTYAFVVAVLALLVVGYARAAGRGFAPVPPPELPAAEGLGLLLVLRAFSSGAVSMTGIEAVSNAVPAFRPPEWRNARATLGWMVFLLVLLFAGLTGLIRLEGLAPVPGETMLSQLGRVTFPTGPWYPLLQVATTLILLLAANTAFNGFPRLLFFMARAGHAPRRFLHMGDRLAFSNGMAALAVGAGVVFVAFGGHTQSLIPLYAVGVFLAFTLSQAGMVVHWRRHRGRGWRRRLAVNAVGATLSGLVLLTAAVSKFTEGAWVVVVAVPLLVLLFLRIHRHYATLNRALALHPPATAPPGPAGSAEGEELPQEVRHLVVVPVARLNRASLRALAYAASLGQPTLAVHIAPEESEADRFREQWRAWGDHLRLETIVSPYRAVIGPLAHYLEALHTTRPELTLTVIVPEVVLRRRWHRPLHSRTEQRLRAALRALPGVVVTSVPVHPAE; the protein is encoded by the coding sequence GTGGAGGCGGGACGCGAACGGCACGACGACGTCGAGCACGGGAGCCTCGTCACGCCCTCCGCCGAGTTCCCGCCGCTCAGCCCGCCCGAGCGGGTGGCGCTCGGCCGGATCGGGGAGCGGTGGCGCGCGCCGCGCGACGGTGACCTGCCCGCCGACCCGACCCTGGTCCGCAGCGACCGCCGGCCGGTCCCGACCCGGTTCGGCCGGCTGGCGCCGTTCGAGATGTTCACCGTGGAGAAGCCGGACGAGCTGGTCGCCACCGAGCGGGCCAACCTGCCGGGCTCGCGGCTCGGCCGGGCGTCGACCCGGCTGCGCCGGGCCCTGTTCGGGCCGCCGCTGTCCAGCGCCGCCGTGCTCTACGAGCGGATGCGCAAGGTGATCGCCCTGCCCGTCCTCTCCTCCGACCTGCTCAGCTCGGTGGCGTACGGGCCGGAGGCGATGCTCACCGTGCTGGTGCTGGCCGGCACCGGGGCGCTGGGGGTCTCGCTGCCCCTGGCCGCCGTGCTGGTGGTGCTGATGGTCGCGGTCGGCGCGTCGTACCGGCAGACGATCCAGGCGTACCCGCACGGCGCCGGCTCGTACGTGGTGGCGGGCGACAACCTCGGCAGCCTCGCGGGACTCGCGGCGGCGGCCGGGCTGATGGTCGACTACGTGCTCACCGTGTCGGTGTCGGTGGCGGCCGGCGTGAACGCGGTGACCTCGGCGCTGCCCGGGTTCGCCGCGGCCACGGTGCCGCTCGGGGTGCTGGTGATCGCCGTGCTGCTGGCGGCCAACCTGCGCGGCGTACGCACCGCCGGGAACATCTTCGTGCTGCCCACGTACGCCTTCGTGGTGGCCGTGCTGGCGTTGCTGGTGGTCGGCTACGCGCGGGCGGCGGGCCGGGGCTTCGCGCCGGTGCCGCCGCCGGAACTGCCGGCCGCCGAGGGGCTGGGCCTGCTCCTGGTGCTCCGCGCGTTCTCCTCCGGGGCGGTGTCGATGACCGGCATCGAGGCGGTGTCGAACGCCGTGCCGGCGTTCCGGCCGCCGGAGTGGCGCAACGCCCGGGCGACGCTCGGCTGGATGGTGTTCCTGCTGGTGCTGCTCTTCGCCGGGCTGACCGGGCTGATCCGGCTGGAGGGCCTGGCCCCGGTGCCCGGCGAGACGATGCTCTCCCAGCTGGGCCGGGTCACCTTCCCGACCGGACCCTGGTACCCGCTGCTCCAGGTGGCGACCACGCTGATCCTGCTCCTGGCCGCGAACACCGCGTTCAACGGCTTTCCCCGGCTGCTGTTCTTCATGGCCCGGGCCGGCCACGCGCCGCGCCGGTTCCTGCACATGGGCGACCGGTTGGCGTTCAGCAACGGGATGGCCGCCCTGGCGGTCGGGGCGGGGGTGGTCTTCGTCGCGTTCGGCGGGCACACCCAGTCGCTCATCCCGCTCTACGCCGTCGGCGTCTTCCTCGCCTTCACCCTGTCCCAGGCCGGCATGGTGGTGCACTGGCGGCGCCACCGGGGGCGGGGCTGGCGCCGGCGCCTCGCGGTCAACGCGGTCGGCGCCACCCTCTCCGGGCTGGTGCTGCTGACCGCCGCCGTGTCCAAGTTCACCGAGGGCGCCTGGGTGGTCGTGGTCGCGGTGCCGCTGCTGGTCCTGCTGTTCCTGCGGATCCACCGCCACTACGCCACGCTGAACCGGGCGCTGGCGCTGCACCCGCCCGCGACCGCGCCGCCCGGACCCGCCGGGTCCGCCGAGGGCGAGGAACTGCCCCAGGAGGTACGCCACCTGGTCGTCGTGCCGGTGGCCCGGCTGAACCGGGCGTCGCTGCGCGCCCTGGCGTACGCGGCGTCGCTGGGCCAGCCGACGCTGGCCGTGCACATCGCCCCCGAGGAGAGCGAGGCGGACCGGTTCCGGGAGCAGTGGCGGGCCTGGGGCGACCACCTGCGGCTGGAGACGATCGTGTCGCCGTACCGGGCGGTGATCGGGCCGCTCGCGCACTATCTGGAGGCGCTGCACACCACCCGGCCCGAGTTGACGCTGACCGTGATCGTGCCGGAGGTGGTGCTCCGCCGCCGCTGGCACCGCCCGCTGCACAGCCGCACCGAGCAGCGGCTCCGCGCCGCCCTGCGCGCGCTGCCCGGCGTGGTGGTCACCAGCGTCCCGGTCCACCCGGCCGAATGA
- a CDS encoding DMT family transporter, protein MSHAPHRPPLDALTVGALALAVTAVSSSAPLVAFAAAPALAIAFWRNVLSLAVLGPVSVTRRRAEFRALTAGAGRREGLYCVLSGVALAAHFATWMPSAQLTSVAAATALGATQPVWQGLIARWQGRRLPAAVWAGIAVAVLGAVLATGADFGVSGRAFAGDLLAVAGGMFAAVYTAFGERARASISTTTYTTICYGVCAAILLVVCLVGGVRLHGYDGGTWLAILGLVAGAQLLGHSMFNYALHRVSATTISVLILLEAPGAALIAGVWLGQLPRPLALPGLALLLAGVAVVILGGARAGRRAVPVAVPADPAPLAD, encoded by the coding sequence GTGTCCCACGCTCCGCACCGCCCGCCGCTCGACGCGCTGACCGTCGGCGCGCTCGCGCTGGCCGTCACCGCCGTCTCGTCCTCCGCGCCGCTGGTCGCGTTCGCCGCCGCGCCGGCCCTCGCCATCGCCTTCTGGCGCAACGTGCTGTCGCTGGCCGTGCTCGGCCCGGTCTCGGTGACCCGGCGGCGGGCCGAGTTCCGGGCGCTGACCGCCGGCGCGGGCCGGCGGGAGGGGCTCTACTGCGTACTCTCCGGGGTGGCGCTGGCCGCACACTTCGCCACCTGGATGCCGAGCGCGCAGCTCACCTCCGTGGCCGCGGCCACCGCGCTGGGCGCCACCCAGCCGGTCTGGCAGGGACTGATCGCCCGCTGGCAGGGGCGGCGGCTGCCCGCGGCGGTCTGGGCCGGCATCGCAGTCGCCGTGCTCGGCGCGGTGCTGGCCACCGGGGCCGACTTCGGTGTCTCCGGCCGGGCCTTCGCCGGCGACCTGCTGGCCGTCGCGGGCGGCATGTTCGCCGCCGTCTACACCGCCTTCGGCGAGCGGGCCCGGGCCAGCATCAGCACCACCACCTACACCACCATCTGCTACGGGGTCTGCGCGGCGATCCTGCTCGTGGTCTGCCTGGTCGGCGGGGTGCGCCTGCACGGCTACGACGGCGGCACCTGGCTGGCGATCCTCGGCCTGGTGGCTGGCGCCCAACTCCTCGGCCACTCGATGTTCAACTACGCCCTGCACCGGGTCTCCGCCACCACGATCAGCGTGCTGATCCTGCTGGAGGCGCCGGGCGCGGCGCTGATCGCCGGGGTCTGGCTGGGCCAGCTGCCCCGCCCGCTCGCCCTGCCGGGGCTGGCCCTGCTGCTGGCCGGCGTGGCCGTGGTCATCCTCGGCGGGGCCCGGGCCGGCCGCCGCGCCGTGCCGGTCGCGGTGCCCGCCGACCCCGCCCCGCTGGCCGACTGA
- a CDS encoding HAD family hydrolase, translated as MPRYQAVLFDFFGTLTCCVQRGSAHRTIAELLGCSADTLVEVLDRSYYQRASGRFGNAEATLRWVCGQAGVDPSDEAVRAAVASRHRAVRADTRLRAEAVPVLAELRGRGVRTGLISDCTHELPAFLPQLAVAPLLDVRVFSVQVGRCKPDAALYLDACHRLDLAPTDCLYVGDGGSQELTGAERAGLTAVRLAAPDLSGHMVFNADHGWDGRVLTSLTEVLDLLDPITVG; from the coding sequence ATGCCCAGATACCAGGCGGTGCTGTTCGACTTCTTCGGCACGCTGACCTGCTGCGTCCAGCGCGGGTCCGCCCACCGAACCATCGCCGAGCTGCTCGGCTGCTCGGCCGACACCCTCGTCGAGGTCCTCGACCGCAGCTACTACCAGCGCGCCAGCGGCCGGTTCGGCAACGCCGAGGCGACCCTGCGCTGGGTCTGCGGGCAGGCCGGCGTGGATCCCTCCGACGAGGCGGTACGCGCCGCCGTCGCCTCCCGGCACCGGGCCGTGCGCGCCGACACCCGGCTCCGCGCCGAGGCGGTGCCGGTGCTGGCCGAGCTGCGCGGGCGGGGCGTCCGCACCGGCCTGATCAGCGACTGCACGCACGAGCTGCCGGCGTTCCTGCCCCAGCTGGCGGTCGCCCCGCTGCTCGACGTGCGGGTCTTCTCGGTGCAGGTCGGGCGCTGCAAACCCGACGCGGCGCTCTACCTGGACGCCTGCCACCGGCTCGACCTCGCACCGACCGACTGTCTCTACGTGGGCGACGGCGGCAGCCAGGAACTCACCGGCGCCGAGCGGGCCGGCCTGACCGCCGTCCGGCTGGCCGCTCCGGACCTGAGCGGCCACATGGTGTTCAACGCCGACCACGGCTGGGACGGCCGGGTGCTGACCTCGCTCACCGAGGTGCTCGACCTGCTCGACCCGATCACCGTCGGCTGA
- a CDS encoding PhzF family phenazine biosynthesis protein — translation MSTLAYEIVDVFTDRPFAGNPLAVVFGAEGLATEQMQALALEFNLSETVFVLPPTQVGATYRARIFTPAEELPFAGHPSVGAAVTASRRGMFDVGRITQECGAGVLPIEVTPTGATLTGGAPTLGPELDPEPLLEMAGLTAADHAGPAPRVAGCGLEFPYLPVRPDAVARARVNAAAAERIGVEHVSVFSWDADSQTAHARVFVPGLGVPEDPATGSAALGLGVWLVASGLLPGEGRSEYAVRQGIEINRPSALACTVTAAGGVAVGATVAGHVMPVARGEIAVPPFVG, via the coding sequence ATGTCGACCTTGGCCTACGAGATCGTGGACGTCTTCACCGATCGCCCGTTCGCCGGCAACCCGCTGGCCGTGGTGTTCGGCGCGGAAGGGCTCGCCACCGAGCAGATGCAGGCGCTCGCGCTGGAGTTCAACCTGTCGGAGACGGTGTTCGTGCTGCCGCCCACGCAGGTCGGTGCGACATACCGGGCGCGGATCTTCACCCCGGCCGAGGAGCTGCCGTTCGCCGGTCACCCCAGCGTGGGCGCCGCGGTGACCGCGAGCCGCCGCGGCATGTTCGATGTGGGCAGGATCACCCAGGAGTGCGGCGCCGGGGTGCTGCCCATCGAGGTCACCCCCACCGGCGCCACCCTCACCGGGGGCGCACCGACCCTCGGGCCCGAACTCGACCCGGAGCCGCTGCTGGAGATGGCCGGCCTCACCGCCGCCGACCACGCCGGCCCGGCGCCCCGGGTCGCCGGCTGCGGGCTCGAATTCCCCTACCTTCCGGTACGCCCGGACGCGGTGGCCCGCGCCAGGGTGAACGCGGCGGCGGCGGAGCGCATTGGCGTGGAGCACGTCAGCGTCTTCTCCTGGGACGCCGACTCGCAAACCGCGCACGCCCGCGTCTTCGTGCCGGGTCTCGGCGTGCCGGAGGACCCGGCGACCGGCTCGGCCGCCCTGGGTCTGGGCGTCTGGCTGGTGGCCAGCGGGCTGCTGCCCGGCGAGGGTCGCTCCGAGTACGCGGTCCGCCAGGGCATCGAGATCAACCGGCCGTCCGCGCTGGCCTGCACGGTGACCGCGGCCGGCGGGGTGGCGGTGGGCGCGACGGTCGCCGGCCACGTCATGCCGGTCGCCCGCGGCGAGATCGCCGTCCCGCCCTTCGTGGGCTGA
- a CDS encoding magnesium transporter MgtE N-terminal domain-containing protein — MSTPNRVYIARLAGVAVFDPNGDQVGRIRDAVARMRPTQRPPEVVGLVAEMPMRRRIFLSINRITSIDADAVVLGSGTLNLRRFEKRPNELLVLQELLDRRVQLDTGQAGSVVDVAMECSRGGEWALTRVAVREQTSRLARRGHLHQVEWDRVRGLGTLGENRGTANLLAVLEDMRPADLANALQDLPDARRNEVAAALDDERLADVLGELPEHDQVEILAALDRERAADVLEEMDPDDAADLLNELPPPEQDVLLDLMEPDEATPVRQLLRYASGTAGSVMTSEPVILPPDATVAEALARIREPQLSPAVAAQVFVTRAPLTTPTGRYLGMVHFQALLREPPADLLGGVVVNDIDPLRPTTPLPEITRRMATYDLVAMPVVDRTMRLVGAVTVDDVLDHSLPRDWRDRDAMSAAPATDEPPQDGGNG, encoded by the coding sequence GTGAGCACGCCGAACCGGGTCTACATCGCTCGACTCGCCGGAGTCGCCGTCTTCGACCCGAACGGCGACCAGGTGGGTCGGATCCGGGACGCCGTCGCCCGGATGCGGCCGACCCAGCGCCCGCCCGAGGTGGTGGGGCTGGTCGCCGAGATGCCGATGCGGCGGCGCATCTTCCTCTCCATCAACCGGATCACCTCCATCGACGCGGACGCCGTGGTGCTCGGCAGCGGCACCCTCAACCTGCGCCGGTTCGAGAAGCGCCCGAACGAGCTGCTCGTGCTCCAGGAGCTGCTGGACCGGCGGGTCCAGCTGGACACCGGGCAGGCCGGCTCGGTGGTCGACGTGGCCATGGAGTGCAGCCGCGGCGGCGAGTGGGCGCTCACCCGGGTCGCCGTCCGCGAGCAGACCAGCCGACTCGCCCGCCGCGGCCACCTGCACCAGGTGGAGTGGGACCGGGTGCGCGGTCTCGGCACCCTCGGCGAGAACCGGGGCACGGCCAACCTGCTCGCCGTGCTGGAGGACATGCGCCCGGCCGACCTGGCCAACGCCCTCCAGGACCTGCCCGACGCCCGGCGCAACGAGGTCGCCGCCGCGCTGGACGACGAGCGCCTCGCCGACGTGCTCGGGGAACTGCCCGAGCACGACCAGGTGGAGATCCTGGCCGCGCTGGACCGGGAACGCGCCGCGGACGTGCTGGAGGAGATGGACCCGGACGACGCTGCCGACCTGCTCAACGAGCTGCCCCCGCCGGAGCAGGACGTGCTGCTCGACCTCATGGAGCCGGACGAGGCCACGCCGGTCCGCCAGCTCCTGCGCTACGCCTCCGGCACGGCCGGCAGCGTGATGACCTCCGAGCCGGTGATCCTGCCGCCGGACGCCACGGTGGCCGAGGCGCTGGCCCGGATCCGCGAGCCGCAGCTCTCCCCCGCCGTGGCCGCGCAGGTCTTCGTGACCCGCGCCCCGCTCACCACGCCCACCGGGCGCTACCTGGGCATGGTCCACTTCCAGGCGCTGCTCCGGGAGCCACCGGCCGACCTGCTCGGCGGGGTCGTCGTCAACGACATCGACCCGCTGCGGCCGACCACCCCGCTGCCCGAGATCACCCGCCGGATGGCCACGTACGACCTGGTCGCCATGCCGGTCGTGGACCGGACCATGCGGCTGGTCGGCGCGGTGACCGTCGACGACGTGCTGGACCACTCGCTGCCGCGGGACTGGCGGGACCGGGACGCCATGTCGGCCGCGCCCGCCACCGACGAGCCGCCCCAGGACGGCGGCAATGGCTGA
- a CDS encoding DUF1003 domain-containing protein: MADQRRERLDQPRSPRGLQLPRIDAETFGRWSEGIARGMGTANFIVYMTLVIAAWFAWNTLAPENLRFDPYTFTFLTLVLSLQASYAAPLILLAQNRQADRDRIALEEDRRRATMQKADTEYLAREIAALRIALGEVATRDFLRSELTRLAEELDEAAERRRKLERRQHEREARRQAGGEPLDEPRDDLDGDFARDGRFEG; the protein is encoded by the coding sequence ATGGCTGACCAGCGACGAGAGCGGCTGGACCAGCCCCGGTCGCCCCGGGGCCTGCAGCTGCCCCGGATCGACGCGGAGACCTTCGGCCGCTGGTCGGAGGGGATCGCGCGGGGCATGGGCACCGCGAACTTCATCGTCTACATGACGCTGGTGATCGCCGCCTGGTTCGCGTGGAACACCCTGGCCCCGGAGAACCTGCGCTTCGACCCGTACACCTTCACCTTCCTGACCCTGGTGCTCTCCCTCCAGGCCTCGTACGCGGCCCCGCTGATCCTGCTCGCGCAGAACCGGCAGGCCGACCGGGACCGGATCGCGCTGGAGGAGGACCGGCGGCGGGCCACCATGCAGAAGGCCGACACGGAATACCTGGCCCGGGAGATCGCCGCGCTGCGCATCGCCCTGGGCGAGGTGGCGACCCGGGACTTCCTCCGCTCGGAGCTGACCCGGCTGGCCGAGGAACTGGACGAGGCGGCCGAGCGGCGGCGGAAGCTGGAGCGCCGGCAGCACGAGCGGGAGGCCCGGCGGCAGGCGGGCGGGGAGCCGCTCGACGAGCCCCGCGACGACCTCGACGGCGACTTCGCCCGCGACGGGCGTTTCGAGGGCTGA
- a CDS encoding P-loop NTPase encodes MSAPVSTVSDAIQAALATVNDPEIRRPITELGMVRSAEIGDDGVVRVELLLTVAGCPLKDKLRTDITAAVGAVPGVAGVQIEFGVMSPEQRQELQSKLRGGTATAEPVIPFAQPGSRTRVYAVASGKGGVGKSSVTVNLAAALAARGLSVGVVDADIYGHSVPRMLGADGAPTRVEDMIMPPQAHGVKVISIGMFTPGNAAVVWRGPMLHRALQQFLADVYWGDLDVLLLDLPPGTGDIAISVAQLLPNAEILVVTTPQAAAAEVAERAGAIALQTHQRVVGVIENMSWLELPDGSRMEVFGAGGGAAVAESLTRTIGAQVPVLGQIPMDTRVREGGDAGNPIVLAQPDAPAARALVEVADRLAVRRESLLGKPLGLKPAGR; translated from the coding sequence ATGTCAGCACCCGTCAGCACCGTCTCCGACGCGATCCAGGCCGCCCTGGCCACCGTCAACGACCCGGAGATCCGTCGGCCGATCACCGAGCTGGGCATGGTCCGTTCCGCCGAGATCGGCGACGACGGCGTGGTCCGGGTCGAGCTGCTGCTCACCGTGGCCGGCTGCCCGCTGAAGGACAAGCTGCGTACCGACATCACGGCCGCCGTCGGGGCGGTGCCCGGCGTGGCCGGCGTCCAGATCGAGTTCGGCGTGATGAGCCCGGAGCAGCGCCAGGAGCTCCAGTCGAAGCTGCGCGGCGGCACGGCCACCGCCGAGCCGGTCATCCCGTTCGCCCAGCCCGGCTCCCGCACCCGCGTCTACGCGGTCGCCAGCGGCAAGGGCGGCGTCGGCAAGTCCAGCGTCACGGTCAACCTGGCCGCCGCGCTGGCCGCCCGCGGCCTCTCGGTCGGCGTGGTGGACGCCGACATCTACGGGCACTCGGTGCCCCGGATGCTCGGTGCCGACGGCGCGCCCACCCGGGTCGAGGACATGATCATGCCGCCGCAGGCGCACGGCGTGAAGGTCATCTCGATCGGCATGTTCACCCCGGGCAACGCGGCCGTCGTCTGGCGCGGCCCGATGCTGCACCGGGCGCTGCAGCAGTTCCTCGCCGACGTCTACTGGGGTGACCTGGACGTCCTCCTGCTCGACCTGCCCCCGGGCACCGGCGACATCGCGATCTCGGTGGCCCAGCTCCTGCCGAACGCCGAGATCCTGGTCGTTACCACCCCGCAGGCGGCCGCCGCCGAGGTGGCCGAGCGGGCCGGCGCCATCGCGCTGCAGACCCACCAGCGGGTGGTCGGCGTGATCGAGAACATGTCCTGGCTGGAGCTGCCGGACGGCTCCCGGATGGAGGTCTTCGGGGCCGGTGGCGGCGCGGCCGTCGCCGAGTCGCTGACCCGGACCATCGGCGCGCAGGTGCCGGTGCTGGGGCAGATCCCGATGGACACCCGGGTGCGCGAGGGCGGCGACGCCGGCAACCCGATCGTGCTGGCCCAGCCGGACGCCCCGGCCGCCCGGGCGCTCGTCGAGGTCGCCGACCGCCTCGCGGTGCGGCGCGAGTCGCTGCTCGGCAAGCCCCTGGGTCTCAAGCCCGCCGGTCGCTGA
- a CDS encoding preprotein translocase subunit TatB — MFENLNWWEIGALLLLALLIFGDRLPTVINDGLRMVRNLRNMARNATGDLSRELGTDIQLEDLHPKAFIRKHLLSEEDEQALRKPLQSMYDNLRSDVTGVHDNLKDVAKAADLRTNGNGNGSRPATATGGAPAPAQRPSYDDAT, encoded by the coding sequence GTGTTCGAGAACCTGAACTGGTGGGAGATCGGCGCCCTGCTGCTCCTGGCACTGTTGATCTTCGGGGACCGGCTGCCCACGGTGATCAACGACGGCCTCCGGATGGTCCGCAACCTGCGCAACATGGCGCGGAACGCCACCGGTGACCTGAGCCGCGAGCTGGGCACGGACATCCAGCTGGAGGACCTGCACCCGAAGGCGTTCATCCGGAAGCACCTGCTCAGCGAGGAGGACGAGCAGGCCCTCCGCAAGCCGCTGCAGAGCATGTACGACAACCTCCGCTCGGACGTCACCGGCGTGCACGACAACCTGAAGGACGTCGCCAAGGCGGCCGACCTGCGCACCAACGGCAACGGCAACGGCTCCCGCCCGGCCACCGCCACCGGCGGCGCCCCGGCGCCCGCGCAGCGCCCCTCCTACGACGACGCCACCTGA
- a CDS encoding S1C family serine protease, producing MGGTDVTDGWDWRQPGGGPAPAGGPAPGQPPQGAGGGTSPWWSDALADPWRDPYAPAAVVVPAAPVAGSGEPEPVTDPDAPRRPGLRQVVLVSLITALLAGSLGSALTYAFLRTGGAVPTLGAQTGQAPALAQRKPESLAGVAEKVLPSVVTVRVASLGGTSEGSGFVVSADGHIVTNDHVVAGGPGKATVVFNDGSTAPGTVVGQDPESDIAVIKVTRTGLKPVEFGDSDALAVGDPVLAIGSPLSLANTVTAGIVSALDRTMMAGEPGGPTRYYAAIQTDAAVNHGNSGGPLVDGAGRVVGVNSTIKSLVADGQEAGNIGLAFAIPINQAKRVTEDIIGTGKARRTVIGAQVGGTGVSGGGVRLNNVEPAGPAAAAGLRTGDVVLRLDRHPMNDPTDLVALVRKYAPGSVVTVEYRRGSNRQNASVTLAADAK from the coding sequence CTGGGAGGCACCGACGTGACCGACGGCTGGGACTGGCGCCAGCCCGGCGGGGGCCCGGCACCGGCGGGAGGGCCGGCACCGGGGCAGCCGCCGCAGGGCGCCGGGGGCGGCACCTCGCCCTGGTGGTCCGACGCGCTCGCCGACCCCTGGCGCGACCCGTACGCGCCCGCTGCCGTGGTGGTCCCGGCCGCCCCGGTCGCCGGGAGCGGCGAGCCGGAACCGGTGACCGACCCGGACGCGCCGAGGCGGCCGGGCCTGCGCCAGGTCGTGCTGGTCTCGCTGATCACCGCCCTGCTCGCCGGCTCGCTCGGCAGCGCCCTGACCTACGCGTTCCTGCGCACCGGCGGGGCCGTGCCGACGCTGGGGGCGCAGACCGGGCAGGCCCCGGCGCTCGCCCAGCGCAAGCCCGAGTCACTGGCCGGGGTCGCCGAGAAGGTGCTGCCCAGCGTGGTCACCGTCCGAGTGGCCAGCCTCGGCGGCACCAGCGAGGGCTCGGGCTTCGTGGTGAGCGCCGACGGCCACATCGTCACCAACGACCACGTGGTCGCGGGCGGGCCCGGCAAGGCCACGGTGGTCTTCAACGACGGCAGCACCGCACCGGGCACCGTGGTCGGGCAGGACCCGGAATCGGACATCGCCGTGATCAAGGTGACGCGGACCGGGCTGAAGCCGGTGGAGTTCGGCGACTCGGACGCGCTCGCCGTCGGCGACCCGGTGCTCGCCATCGGCTCGCCGCTGTCCCTGGCCAACACGGTCACCGCCGGCATCGTGAGCGCCCTGGACCGCACCATGATGGCCGGCGAGCCGGGCGGGCCGACCCGCTACTACGCGGCGATCCAGACCGACGCGGCGGTCAACCACGGCAACTCCGGCGGCCCGCTGGTCGACGGGGCCGGCCGGGTGGTCGGGGTGAACTCGACGATCAAGTCCCTGGTCGCCGACGGGCAGGAGGCCGGCAACATCGGGCTCGCCTTCGCCATCCCGATCAACCAGGCGAAGCGGGTCACCGAGGACATCATCGGCACCGGGAAGGCCCGCCGTACGGTGATCGGCGCCCAGGTCGGCGGCACCGGCGTGAGCGGCGGCGGCGTACGCCTCAACAACGTCGAGCCGGCCGGGCCGGCGGCGGCCGCCGGGCTGCGTACCGGTGACGTGGTGCTCCGGCTCGACCGGCACCCGATGAACGATCCGACCGACCTGGTGGCGCTGGTCCGCAAGTACGCACCCGGTTCGGTGGTGACGGTGGAGTACCGGCGCGGGTCCAACCGGCAGAACGCGTCGGTGACACTCGCCGCAGACGCCAAGTGA